A single window of Rana temporaria chromosome 1, aRanTem1.1, whole genome shotgun sequence DNA harbors:
- the ENKD1 gene encoding enkurin domain-containing protein 1: protein MCEGASRISGPIPPDPTLFPDCYRRPETARGRLEGTQLKLDFLSGPLAPDPTLYPKCYTARPAQPAPRIRPNAREILDRGQSGNVGVLLRLEGISLHGQQQSSPPRKSKDHGKENVRRMKEIQKRFREKEIDREQGAPKPVKALWKSNKYENVESKVKAKLQEPLPPPPLNSGPASFLKSHSRCGSGLPPKRPSSPGPSRPPSPRDAMEVHGSSIDFVAHNARSAKKVQIRRSRSMQSLNEVLEDKHRQQSEYDFKQKGHVPQYLLDLKEQWRKDKEEMKKQTPDPSMPPGHTKMPEQERLETLNKLKETQAQLTKELLMLPVRADTFSIQNRRTELDKKLSELEEAIKIFSRSKVFIKIDA from the coding sequence ATGTGTGAAGGAGCCTCCAGGATCTCTGGTCCTATCCCCCCAGATCCCACTCTCTTCCCAGACTGCTACAGGCGACCCGAGACGGCCCGGGGGAGGCTGGAAGGCACCCAACTCAAGCTGGATTTCCTATCTGGCCCCCTGGCTCCAGACCCCACCTTGTACCCAAAATGTTACACTGCCCGGCCTGCCCAACCTGCACCCAGAATCCGCCCCAACGCCCGGGAAATCCTGGATCGGGGCCAGAGTGGAAACGTGGGGGTCCTGCTAAGACTGGAGGGCATCTCCCTGCATGGCCAGCAGCAGTCCTCGCCTCCCCGGAAAAGCAAGGACCACGGTAAGGAGAACGTACGCAGGATGAAGGAGATCCAGAAGCGCTTCCGGGAGAAGGAGATCGACCGGGAACAGGGGGCACCCAAACCGGTCAAAGCTCTCTGGAAGTCCAATAAATATGAGAACGTTGAGTCCAAGGTGAAAGCTAAGCTTCAAGAGCCTCTACCGCCGCCACCTCTCAACAGCGGTCCCGCCAGCTTCCTCAAATCCCATTCCCGCTGTGGTTCTGGGTTACCGCCCAAGAGACCTAGCTCACCAGGACCTAGCCGGCCTCCCAGTCCCAGGGACGCTATGGAAGTGCATGGCTCCAGCATTGACTTTGTGGCCCACAATGCTAGGAGCGCTAAGAAGGTGCAGATCAGGCGCTCCCGGTCCATGCAATCCTTAAATGAAGTGCTGGAGGACAAACATCGGCAGCAGAGTGAGTACGACTTCAAGCAGAAGGGGCACGTTCCCCAGTATCTTCTGGATCTGAAGGAGCAGTGGCGTAAAGACAAGGAGGAGATGAAGAAGCAGACCCCTGATCCTTCTATGCCCCCTGGTCACACCAAGATGCCAGAGCAAGAAAGGCTGGAGACCCTCAATAAACTGAAGGAGACTCAGGCCCAGCTGACCAAAGAGCTGCTGATGCTCCCAGTCCGGGCAGATACCTTCAGCATCCAGAACCGGCGCACAGAGCTGGACAAAAAACTTTCCGAACTTGAGGAGGCCATCAAAATATTTTCCCGTTCTAAGGTTTTTATCAAGATTGACGCCTAA